The window ATCGACACGGCGTTCGATATCATCGACCGATATGCCGCAGAGAACATCGATCCTGATATGATCAAGATAATAGACAGATATAAGGCTGAGATCGAAACAATTGTGGATCAGTGCAAACAGAGAGCCGAAAGCTGCTACGACGAATCGGTGGAGTATGCCTAGACTGTCTGTTAGTTAGTTTAAAGTTAAGAATTGTTAATAGCTATAGTGGCGGATTCCTGTATGCATCTTAAAAATTACTGATAAATTTCAGACAGCAGTTTAGGCGTTGCTATTTTGCATCAGTTACTGCAATAATACAAATACGATAGCTTGATTGTGTTATTCAGGACGGAGCGAACTGATGATTCGTATTGCGATCTGTGATGATATGCCGGACGATCTGCAAAATATGACTTCACTGACCGATCAGTTTCTGGCCGAAAACGGTCTTGATGCCGAACTGACGGAGTTTTCCCATCCGGATGCCCTGCTGACCGCCATTGAGCGTGACAGCTTCCATCTTTACATACTGGACATCGTTATGCCTATGGTCAGCGGGCTGGAACTGGGCAAAGAGATCCGCCGCCTCGACAGCGAGGCTCAGATCATTTATGCCACAACAGAACCCCAGTTTGCCCTGCAGGCATATGCCGCAAGCCCCATCAACTATCTTCTCAAACCAGTGTACAGACAGCAGCTTTTCGACACTCTTAAGCTGGCTGTCTCAAAAGCTGACCTTTCCTGTGATCAGACCTTTACAGTGAAAACCTCCGGCAGTCTGCGTGTTATCAGAATGTCTGACATAGTTTGCTGTGAATACAGCAGCCACGCCGCCATTTTTACCCTGACAAACGGGGAACAGATATTCAGCCGGACATTCAGAGAGAATTTTTCAGAATACTGTTCGCCTGTGCTCAGCAACAGGTGTTTTCTGCAATGCCACACCTCTTTTGTGATAAATATGCGCAGGGTTGAGCGTTTTGCCAAAGACAGCTTCACGCTTTGCGGCGGCAGGAATGTGCCCATTGCCGCAAAGAGATATCCGGCCGTCAGAGATGCCTATATGGACTATCTTGCGGCAAGGGGAAAAATCAGATGATGCAGTATTTTCCTGACATACTACGGTCTGTGACCACCGACATAATGCTGGTGTTTCTGCTCTGGACCATGGCTATGCCGAAATATAAAAGCAGAGCCGTGTATATTGTCGCCACGGCATTGATAATTGCGGTGAACCTTAGTGCAAACTACTACTTTTATCTGTCAGAGGATTACACTTCGGTATTTTATGTAAATCTTGCGATGCTGCTGTTCATCGGGATTGTCATGAAGCCGCTTTTTACCGATAAGATAATGCAGTGGTGTTTCAGCTACATCACAATGCTTAATATACACGCCGCAATTGTATTTTTAAGCTTCACTCTCAGTCGTGCGTTTCCTTATCCCAAATACGGCCATATAGTTTTGCGGCTGATACTGTTTTCGATTACCATTTTTGTTTTCCATAAATGGGTTTCAAAACTGTACCGGAAAGTGCTGGATTACTGGCACATATATATGTTTCCCATCGTTGCTCTTTTCGCATGTTTTCTCAGTTATTTTTTCGGCGGCGATATCAAAGACACACTGATGAACAATTACGTTCAGCTGCTTCTTCTAATCCTTCTGGGGTTGTCGGTTTATGTAACCATCATTCATTCGCTGAAAACCATCACGAAGCAGTATGAAATGCGTGAGGAGAATCAGTCCATTCAGACGGAGAGAGAATATCTTCAGCTGGCGGCAGACGGAATGTCGGAAAGGCTTAAGCTGATGGAAGAGGTTGCAGCGCAGAACAGCCGCACCGCCCATGACAGAAGGCATTTCAACAACGTTCTTCTTGAACTTCTGGAACAGGGGCAGACCTCGGAGGCCGCCACACTTCTGCAAAGTCAGAATCAGTCTGTACCGAAGATCGGCAGGGTCTTCTGCGAAAACCCCGCAGTTAATGCCGCAGTATGCCACTATACGGCCATTGCGGAACAGAGGGGCATTCCGGCGGAGGTCACTCTGGATATCCCGGCTGCGCTCAGTGTTGATGGGCTGGAGCTTTCCATGGTGGTTTCAAACCTTATGGAGAACGCCATCCATTCCTGCGAAAGCCTGCCAATAGGCAGAGAGCCTTATATCCGCTTTATCTGCCGCAGTGCCGGCCGTCTTCTGCTGGAGATTGAAAACCCATGCACAGGTGATATTGCTCTTGATGAGGAAGGATATCCGATAGCAGGCAGGGAAGGGCACGGCATCGGAACCAAAAGCGTTGCCGCCTTTGCAAAGAAGTATGACGGCGAAGTTGTGTACAGGATAGAAAACGGCGTTTTCCGTGTCCGCCTTCTGGTGTGAACCTGCATAAATTTTTAAGCGCAAAAAAGGGTCTTTTAAGTGCAGGTGCACATTTTTTCCATTTTTAAGGTTAATATCCGGGTTCCTACTTATTATTTTGCGGAGGCCCGGAATGAGTTTTTCCAGAAGACATTTTATCAAAACACTTAGTGCCGGAGCAGGTGCATGTTTCATTGCGATGAACACTGCCGGATGCTCGTCAGATATCTTTCCGTCAGGTTCTGGTGCTGAACCGCTTTGGGAACCCGAAACTAAAAGAAGCAAAATAGTGGTGATAAGCGATATCCACCTCGGTATCGATGACAGATACACTGAAACACTGGAAAACCGTCCTATACTCATAAAATTCCTTCAGAGGCTTCAGCGCACCACGGATGTTCGTGAACTTGTAATCGCAGGGGACTTTCTGGATGAATGGTTCCTGCCTGTATACTATCCTTCGTACACGGATCAGGATCAGTTCTACAAAGATGTGATCGATAACAACAAAAGTGTTTTAACTGAACTGAAAAACGT of the Seleniivibrio woodruffii genome contains:
- a CDS encoding LytR/AlgR family response regulator transcription factor; translated protein: MIRIAICDDMPDDLQNMTSLTDQFLAENGLDAELTEFSHPDALLTAIERDSFHLYILDIVMPMVSGLELGKEIRRLDSEAQIIYATTEPQFALQAYAASPINYLLKPVYRQQLFDTLKLAVSKADLSCDQTFTVKTSGSLRVIRMSDIVCCEYSSHAAIFTLTNGEQIFSRTFRENFSEYCSPVLSNRCFLQCHTSFVINMRRVERFAKDSFTLCGGRNVPIAAKRYPAVRDAYMDYLAARGKIR
- a CDS encoding sensor histidine kinase, producing MMQYFPDILRSVTTDIMLVFLLWTMAMPKYKSRAVYIVATALIIAVNLSANYYFYLSEDYTSVFYVNLAMLLFIGIVMKPLFTDKIMQWCFSYITMLNIHAAIVFLSFTLSRAFPYPKYGHIVLRLILFSITIFVFHKWVSKLYRKVLDYWHIYMFPIVALFACFLSYFFGGDIKDTLMNNYVQLLLLILLGLSVYVTIIHSLKTITKQYEMREENQSIQTEREYLQLAADGMSERLKLMEEVAAQNSRTAHDRRHFNNVLLELLEQGQTSEAATLLQSQNQSVPKIGRVFCENPAVNAAVCHYTAIAEQRGIPAEVTLDIPAALSVDGLELSMVVSNLMENAIHSCESLPIGREPYIRFICRSAGRLLLEIENPCTGDIALDEEGYPIAGREGHGIGTKSVAAFAKKYDGEVVYRIENGVFRVRLLV